In Daphnia magna isolate NIES linkage group LG6, ASM2063170v1.1, whole genome shotgun sequence, the following are encoded in one genomic region:
- the LOC123473801 gene encoding uncharacterized protein LOC123473801 codes for MAHPNPYETLYKCLRETGASREEAAAGAKAALALTKTACGASEFRAVDIVEKEVNCSTATNQSYYNSQKLLQNQQQQTIALLAQVPAFNGMGSTKFEDWIQHFERVVDTADFEEGRKIKLLGSKLFGSAVDCITTLQLNYPREAKSFVKVKQNLHERFYGGDNRKMYFTEFKNCIRNSGESIRDYACRLQKLYSFAYPTEVGKTIDADVLKLRETMLMDGFLGGLKSNLREIMSFKDYRNLNDLVKATEKCAAILNEAKLEKRSVKFVNAVSANANAQELRETKNEISELKSVIEQLSQKMRATQLTDKSHESINAVATGHNAQLAESKQEIEELKNLLKASNKSYSDMMKQSRDSEKMMRNLQLQVAGMSHAITQAQPRRQYQQNHSGLVTDNSTRAPHQPPVHRNPPPFYKDNHNNPVNGPPHRGERYCAYCANNGRNPTTHNTDKCGWGPNGPTCFKCHQGGHIARDCPSAPLRSDARYASQAQNPGQLNPWNQEN; via the coding sequence ATGGCGCATCCAAACCCATATGAGACTTTGTACAAATGTCTGCGGGAGACAGGGGCGTCAAGAGAAGAAGCCGCAGCAGGAGCGAAAGCCGCCTTGGCGTTGACAAAAACAGCTTGTGGCGCGAGCGAGTTCCGCGCGGTAGATATAGTCGAAAAAGAGGTCAACTGCTCCACTGCTACGAACCAGAGCTATTACAATAGTCAAAAGTTATTGCAgaaccagcaacaacaaacgaTAGCGTTATTAGCTCAGGTACCCGCTTTCAATGGAATGGGGTCAACCAAATTTGAGGACTGGATACAACATTTTGAAAGGGTAGTCGACACTGCTGATTTTgaagaagggagaaaaataaaacttttagGCTCAAAGCTTTTTGGGTCTGCAGTGGACTGTATTACAACCTTGCAGCTAAATTATCCAAGGGAAGCAAAATCATTCGTTAAGGTTAAACAGAATCTCCATGAACGCTTCTATGGAGGGGATAACAGAAAAATGTACTTTACAGAGTTTAAAAATTGCATCCGTAATTCTGGGGAATCTATCAGGGACTATGCTTGCCGGTTACAGAAGCTTTACTCGTTTGCCTACCCAACGGAAGTAGGAAAGACAATTGATGCAGATGTCCTCAAATTAAGAGAGACTATGTTAATGGATGGCTTTCTGGGAGGGTTAAAATCCAACCTACGCGAAATAATGAGTTTTAAAGACTATAGGAACTTAAATGACCTGGTAAAAGCAACAGAGAAATGTGCAGCTATCTTAAATGAAGCCAAACTAGAGAAACGGAGCGTCAAATTTGTCAACGCCGTTTCGGCAAATGCTAATGCCCAGGAAttgagggaaacaaaaaacgagatctcgGAACTAAAATCAGTCATTGAGCAGCTTTCGCAGAAAATGAGAGCCACCCAACTTACAGATAAGAGTCACGAGTCAATCAATGCCGTCGCCACGGGCCATAACGCACAATTAGCAGAAAGCAAACAGGAAATAGAGGAATtgaaaaaccttttgaaagCTAGTAATAAGAGTTATAGCGATATGATGAAACAGTCCAGAGACTCAGAGAAAATGATGAGAAATCTGCAGCTCCAGGTCGCCGGTATGAGCCATGCGATCACCCAGGCTCAACCAAGGAGACAGTATCAACAAAATCACAGTGGCCTGGTTACAGACAATAGTACTCGGGCTCCGCATCAACCGCCAGTACATCGTAATCCACCACCATTTTACAAGGATAATCACAATAATCCGGTTAATGGACCCCCTCACAGAGGAGAGCGGTATTGTGCTTATTGCGCAAATAACGGCAGGAACCCAACAACTCACAACACTGACAAGTGTGGGTGGGGACCAAACGGGCCAACCTGCTTCAAATGCCATCAAGGTGGGCACATTGCGCGTGATTGCCCATCCGCACCACTTCGTTCCGACGCCCGATATGCGTCGCAGGCTCAGAATCCTGGTCAGCTCAACCCCTGGAATCAGGAAAACTAG